From a single Nostoc edaphicum CCNP1411 genomic region:
- a CDS encoding photosystem I protein PsaX, which yields MTAKAKNSAVADSGAKPPYAYRTGWALFLLAINFLVAAYYFHIIE from the coding sequence ATGACTGCTAAAGCTAAGAATTCCGCAGTTGCCGACAGTGGAGCTAAACCTCCCTACGCTTATCGCACAGGCTGGGCACTGTTCTTATTGGCTATCAATTTCCTGGTAGCAGCCTACTATTTCCACATTATTGAATAA
- a CDS encoding branched-chain amino acid ABC transporter permease, with product MDTQFAQLIVNGIAVGSIIALAAVGLTLTYGILRLSNFAHGDFLTLGAYLTWLINTIGVNIWLSMILAAVGTVAAMLLSEKLLWSKMRSIRATSTTLIIISIGLALFLRNGIIFIWGGKNQNYNLPVTPALDILGLKVPQNQLLVLGLAVLAILALHYLLQNTKIGKAMRAVADDLDLARVSGINVDRVIFWTWLIAGTLTSLGGSMYGLITAVRPNMGWFLILPLFASVILGGIGNPYGAIAAAFIIGIVQEISTPWLGSQYKQGVALLIMILVLLIRPKGLFKGTI from the coding sequence ATGGATACACAATTCGCCCAACTAATCGTTAATGGGATTGCGGTGGGGAGCATTATTGCTTTAGCCGCAGTCGGACTCACTCTTACCTATGGAATTTTACGGCTATCGAACTTTGCTCATGGTGACTTTCTCACTTTAGGAGCCTATCTGACTTGGCTGATAAACACTATTGGAGTTAATATTTGGCTGTCAATGATTTTGGCGGCGGTGGGAACAGTAGCAGCAATGCTGTTATCGGAAAAGTTGTTATGGTCAAAGATGCGCTCTATTCGTGCTACTTCCACTACGCTGATTATTATTTCTATCGGACTTGCCTTATTTCTTCGCAATGGGATTATTTTTATCTGGGGTGGCAAGAACCAAAATTATAATTTACCTGTTACTCCGGCTTTAGATATTTTGGGTTTAAAAGTGCCGCAAAATCAATTATTGGTATTGGGGTTGGCGGTGCTAGCAATTTTGGCGCTGCATTACCTGCTGCAAAATACCAAAATTGGCAAGGCAATGCGAGCAGTTGCCGACGATCTGGACTTAGCTAGGGTTTCAGGTATCAATGTCGACCGAGTAATTTTCTGGACTTGGCTAATTGCCGGCACTCTTACGTCATTGGGTGGAAGTATGTATGGGTTAATTACAGCCGTGCGCCCCAATATGGGTTGGTTTCTAATTTTACCATTATTTGCCTCAGTAATACTTGGTGGCATTGGCAATCCCTACGGTGCGATCGCAGCAGCTTTTATCATTGGCATCGTCCAGGAAATTAGCACTCCTTGGCTGGGTTCACAGTATAAACAAGGTGTAGCACTATTGATCATGATTTTGGTGCTACTCATTCGTCCCAAAGGTTTATTCAAAGGAACGATTTGA
- the hrmK gene encoding hybrid histidine kinase/response regulator HrmK has product MQQYSSLSDQNSQIDVTPKLLRTIEQLRAQLWLESSLNKLQSRLNDCLLSACNTVPQAGAAQAEILQTVVNEINSAVNSSNLVLADCAVGIALFQPQETVATVCYISRSPSPNSQPLFLEVLTAEKKLLLRLQEVIKLEDLQQLENQQPPSAWRLADDSGSVIGWLIIAATPLSSDRESLIQSQAQLRSQLMARSAKYCTTALVQLRHILSWEQRYQQLSNSNQELERTNQLKNQFLANTSHEIRTPLSSIIGFTHLLLAPGYEPTRERQQEYLNIIQSSGKHLLALINDILDLSKIEANQLEVQWEKVDVPVLCSNVLALVKEKAANKGLKLCLELEPDITTLVADPLRLKQMLLNLLFNALKFTSKGSVGLQVVSKGVSVHFTVWDTGSGISQEDQIQLFQPYFQIAKAVADGVEGTGLGLAVTQKLAQIHGGSVKVESEVDRGSRFTLVLPLKQEVGVGGDEEVGEDEGAREAKFSSYPLPFTPSSSVEILLVENDLPNADLMQIYLRKLGYQVTWVKNAAEMWETLTELEPVVILMDVYLADGNGLNLVQQLREHPQYRTIPVIIQTAMAMKGDRETCLAAGVDDYISKPIDLPLLASLVAKYSKAPNSVDEE; this is encoded by the coding sequence ATGCAGCAGTATTCAAGCTTATCAGACCAGAACTCACAGATAGATGTAACGCCAAAACTTTTGAGAACAATTGAGCAACTTCGCGCACAGCTGTGGCTGGAGAGCAGCTTGAACAAGTTGCAAAGTCGCCTTAATGATTGCCTGCTTTCTGCTTGTAACACTGTCCCACAGGCAGGAGCCGCACAAGCGGAAATTCTCCAAACTGTGGTTAACGAAATTAACAGTGCTGTTAACAGCAGTAATCTGGTGCTTGCAGATTGTGCCGTAGGCATCGCTCTGTTTCAACCACAAGAAACTGTTGCCACAGTTTGCTATATTTCTCGTTCTCCATCCCCAAACTCACAACCTTTATTTCTAGAAGTGCTGACAGCAGAAAAAAAGCTGCTGTTGAGATTGCAAGAGGTCATAAAACTCGAAGATTTGCAACAGCTTGAGAATCAACAACCACCCAGTGCTTGGCGGTTGGCTGATGATTCTGGCAGCGTCATAGGTTGGCTAATTATCGCGGCAACGCCCCTAAGCTCTGATCGTGAGTCGCTCATACAATCACAAGCTCAACTCAGATCACAATTGATGGCAAGGTCTGCCAAGTACTGTACTACAGCTTTGGTGCAACTTAGACACATCCTATCTTGGGAGCAACGGTATCAACAGTTAAGTAATTCTAATCAAGAATTGGAGCGCACCAATCAACTCAAAAATCAGTTTTTGGCAAATACCAGTCACGAAATTCGCACACCACTTAGTTCTATTATTGGTTTTACCCACCTGCTTTTAGCTCCAGGGTACGAACCAACTAGAGAACGCCAGCAAGAGTATTTAAATATCATTCAGTCTAGCGGCAAGCACCTGCTAGCTCTGATTAATGATATTTTGGATCTCTCTAAAATTGAAGCAAATCAGCTGGAAGTGCAGTGGGAAAAAGTAGATGTGCCAGTGCTGTGTAGCAACGTTTTGGCACTGGTGAAAGAGAAAGCCGCAAATAAGGGTTTGAAACTGTGCTTAGAACTTGAACCTGATATCACAACCCTAGTAGCTGACCCCTTACGACTCAAGCAAATGCTGTTGAATTTACTCTTCAACGCCCTAAAGTTTACTAGTAAAGGAAGTGTTGGTTTACAGGTTGTTTCCAAAGGTGTATCTGTGCATTTTACAGTTTGGGATACTGGCAGTGGCATTTCTCAAGAAGACCAAATTCAACTGTTTCAACCCTATTTCCAAATTGCCAAGGCCGTAGCTGATGGTGTTGAAGGTACTGGTTTGGGTTTAGCAGTGACTCAGAAACTTGCCCAAATTCATGGTGGTTCGGTGAAAGTTGAATCTGAAGTAGATCGCGGCTCCCGTTTTACCCTCGTACTTCCCCTTAAGCAAGAGGTGGGAGTGGGAGGAGATGAGGAAGTAGGGGAAGATGAGGGAGCAAGGGAAGCAAAATTTTCCTCATATCCTCTGCCTTTCACCCCTAGTTCTTCTGTAGAAATTTTGCTGGTAGAAAATGACTTACCCAACGCTGATTTGATGCAAATTTATCTACGTAAATTGGGATATCAAGTGACTTGGGTTAAGAATGCTGCCGAGATGTGGGAAACTCTAACTGAGTTAGAGCCTGTGGTGATTTTAATGGATGTTTATCTAGCAGATGGAAATGGTCTTAACTTGGTGCAACAACTGCGAGAACATCCACAATATCGGACGATTCCGGTAATTATTCAAACAGCAATGGCAATGAAAGGCGATCGCGAAACTTGTCTAGCCGCGGGAGTAGATGACTATATTTCTAAACCAATTGATTTACCACTTTTAGCCAGTCTGGTGGCCAAGTACAGTAAAGCACCAAACTCGGTTGATGAGGAATGA
- the larE gene encoding ATP-dependent sacrificial sulfur transferase LarE, with product MLTEKFEQLRALFREMEQALIAYSGGVDSTLVAKIAYDVLGDRALAVTAVSPSLLPEELEDAKIQAATIGIRHEIVQTHEMENPNYTSNPVNRCYFCKSELHDTLKPLALELGYPYVVDGVNADDLHDYRPGIQAAKERGARSPLAEVGVSKVEVRQLSQQLGLPWWDKPAQPCLSSRFPYGEEITVAKLQRVGRGEMYLRKLGWQNLRVRSEGDTARIELPPEQIKEFVLTNDLQTLVSAFQDFGFIYVTLDLEGYRSGKLNQVLNREALGVKA from the coding sequence ATGCTTACAGAAAAATTTGAGCAATTAAGAGCCTTATTTAGAGAAATGGAGCAGGCGTTGATTGCCTACTCTGGGGGCGTTGATAGCACTTTGGTTGCCAAAATTGCTTATGATGTGTTGGGCGATCGCGCTTTGGCTGTCACTGCTGTTTCTCCTTCGCTATTACCAGAAGAGTTGGAAGACGCCAAAATTCAAGCTGCAACTATTGGGATTCGTCATGAAATCGTCCAGACTCACGAGATGGAAAATCCCAATTACACCTCTAACCCGGTTAATCGCTGTTATTTTTGCAAAAGTGAATTGCACGACACTCTCAAACCTTTAGCTTTAGAGTTGGGTTATCCCTATGTAGTCGATGGGGTAAATGCTGATGATTTGCATGATTATCGCCCAGGAATTCAGGCGGCTAAGGAAAGAGGGGCGCGATCGCCCTTAGCAGAAGTGGGTGTCAGCAAAGTTGAAGTTCGCCAACTTTCGCAACAACTTGGTTTACCTTGGTGGGATAAACCTGCTCAACCTTGCCTCAGTTCTCGGTTTCCTTACGGTGAAGAGATTACTGTCGCTAAGTTGCAACGAGTCGGTAGAGGAGAAATGTATCTGCGAAAGCTAGGTTGGCAGAATTTGCGTGTGCGATCGGAAGGGGATACAGCACGCATTGAATTACCACCAGAACAAATTAAAGAGTTTGTGTTGACTAATGATTTACAAACATTAGTTTCTGCATTCCAAGATTTTGGATTTATCTATGTAACCTTAGATTTGGAAGGTTATCGTAGCGGTAAGTTGAATCAGGTTTTAAATCGGGAAGCCTTGGGCGTTAAAGCATAA
- a CDS encoding DUF4864 domain-containing protein: MEVTDSDTINIRSVIEHQLAAFKKDDAQGAFAFASQAIQAQFGNPENFMQMVKTSYPAVYRPRSVFFEKVTSIQGNITQPVLLLSPDGVPLRALYFMEKQPDNIWRINGCFLVSLEGK, from the coding sequence ATGGAAGTTACTGACAGCGATACCATCAACATCCGTTCTGTAATTGAACACCAATTGGCAGCCTTTAAAAAGGATGATGCCCAAGGTGCTTTTGCCTTCGCTAGTCAAGCAATTCAGGCGCAATTCGGAAACCCAGAAAATTTTATGCAGATGGTAAAGACAAGCTATCCGGCAGTATACCGTCCTCGTTCTGTTTTTTTTGAAAAGGTAACATCCATCCAGGGAAACATAACTCAACCAGTGCTGCTACTTTCTCCTGATGGAGTTCCCTTGAGGGCTTTATATTTCATGGAAAAACAGCCCGATAATATCTGGAGGATTAACGGTTGCTTTCTAGTTTCTCTAGAAGGCAAATAA
- a CDS encoding SGNH/GDSL hydrolase family protein: MRDPYLLAAGLLTGLAIPASALPHLSIVLPESSKFLWDLKQGSQAIVSTKIIPSVDLSLPELSGQAFQPLKSSQPTVGEKNVPSVPEFSSQGLPAATESLINPSAQATSLLLTSGNQLYYQRLAALKTGQIYTRVNSDNLQSLWESIKKRQLTYDDWKSLLALEARAIAQGQGANHLSILVGDSLSMWFPREKLPAGKLWLNQGISGDTSSGVLKRLGAFSATRPNVIYIMAGINDLRKGDSDQAILRNYRRIVRRLRQTHPQSQIIVQSILPTRLPKLSNSRIRNINTQLTLIAKQEGANYLNIYSWFTDMEGNLRPELTTDGLHLSQEGYDVWRTALQQIEYKLTQRE; encoded by the coding sequence ATGAGGGACCCTTATCTGTTGGCAGCAGGCTTGTTAACAGGATTAGCAATACCAGCATCGGCTCTTCCACATCTGTCAATTGTCCTGCCCGAAAGTTCTAAGTTCCTGTGGGATTTAAAACAGGGTTCGCAGGCAATAGTCAGTACAAAAATTATCCCCAGCGTTGATCTCTCCTTACCAGAACTCAGCGGCCAAGCGTTCCAACCCCTAAAAAGTTCGCAGCCAACAGTAGGTGAGAAAAACGTCCCTAGCGTACCAGAATTCAGCAGTCAGGGACTACCAGCCGCAACAGAGTCATTAATCAACCCCAGCGCCCAAGCAACTAGCCTCTTATTGACATCTGGCAATCAGCTTTACTACCAAAGATTGGCGGCTCTGAAAACAGGTCAGATTTATACACGCGTAAATAGTGATAATTTGCAATCATTGTGGGAGTCGATCAAGAAACGTCAACTAACTTATGACGACTGGAAAAGTTTATTAGCTTTAGAAGCAAGAGCGATCGCTCAAGGTCAAGGTGCCAATCATCTAAGTATCTTAGTTGGTGATTCTTTAAGCATGTGGTTTCCTAGAGAAAAACTACCTGCTGGTAAATTGTGGCTAAATCAAGGCATATCTGGAGATACTTCCAGTGGCGTTTTAAAAAGATTGGGAGCATTTTCGGCAACACGGCCAAATGTAATTTACATTATGGCTGGGATTAACGACTTACGAAAAGGCGATAGCGATCAAGCAATTTTGCGTAATTATCGCCGGATTGTCCGTCGTTTACGGCAGACTCATCCCCAAAGTCAAATCATTGTCCAATCAATTTTGCCGACTCGCCTACCAAAACTTTCCAATAGCCGCATTCGTAACATCAACACACAACTAACCCTGATTGCCAAACAAGAAGGCGCTAATTATCTAAATATTTATAGCTGGTTTACGGATATGGAAGGCAATTTGCGCCCAGAGTTGACTACAGATGGATTGCACCTGTCTCAAGAAGGATATGATGTGTGGCGAACAGCACTACAGCAGATAGAATACAAGCTCACTCAGCGTGAGTAA
- a CDS encoding helix-turn-helix domain-containing protein translates to MGLVRLKIRELAKEKGWTLKEVSDRSGVIYSTVRSYARRPAMTTVDFTAIHKLARTFDVTIENLVEILEE, encoded by the coding sequence ATGGGATTAGTCAGATTAAAGATTCGAGAACTAGCAAAAGAGAAAGGATGGACACTAAAGGAAGTTTCTGACCGTTCTGGGGTAATTTACAGCACAGTTAGAAGTTATGCGCGTCGTCCGGCAATGACAACAGTTGACTTTACTGCTATCCACAAATTAGCTCGCACCTTTGATGTGACGATTGAAAATTTAGTGGAAATTCTGGAGGAATAG